One genomic segment of Myxococcales bacterium includes these proteins:
- a CDS encoding cation:proton antiporter, with the protein MNDHDTLRFLIALAVLLGTAKLVGELGRKLGLPLVVGEILAGILLGPTVLSRALPSLGQALFHGTAMRQMLSGYTTLAVVLLLVVAGLEVDLGIVLRRGREAIFASTFGMLAPLAGGIVLGLALPDSDLIAPDRRGLFALFMGVALSISALPVIAKTLLDLGLFKTDLGLVVMSAAMVNDLVGWLGFSVLVGPMRGGALDVQRLSITVGLTLAFGGALLTVGRSAIDRLLSRFGESSGGVVSLVIVLALVGASVTEALGVHAVLGSFIVGVAIGDSPSLRERTRATIHDFVTSVFAPVFFASLGLRVDFFRAFDPRLCILVFTIASVTKVVGCTLGAKVGGFNWREAGAVGFGLNARGAMEIILALLALEAGLLKEQVFVALVVMAIGTSLLSGPMMKRLLYTKEEERVVTLLRRGAFIRPLKSRNATDAIRELAAMLEPKLGHLAEQARLAVTEREQVAPTGLGDGVAVPHAQIDGLTEPILALGIAPEGIDFDAPDGEPARIVFLLLLVPDRYEDEIQILASIARGAIAEEARSALLMAGDIDTAASVLSEAAKRTAARKTRAPTLADI; encoded by the coding sequence TTGAACGACCACGACACGCTGCGCTTCCTCATCGCCCTTGCCGTGCTCCTTGGCACGGCGAAGCTCGTGGGCGAGCTCGGTCGCAAGCTGGGGCTCCCGCTGGTGGTCGGCGAAATTCTGGCTGGGATTCTCCTCGGCCCCACGGTGCTGTCACGTGCGCTCCCCTCTTTGGGGCAGGCGCTCTTCCATGGCACCGCCATGCGCCAGATGCTCTCGGGCTACACGACGCTGGCGGTGGTGCTGCTCCTCGTCGTCGCTGGCCTCGAGGTCGATCTCGGCATCGTGCTGCGACGCGGCCGTGAGGCCATCTTTGCGAGCACCTTCGGAATGCTCGCCCCCTTGGCCGGCGGCATCGTTCTCGGCCTCGCGCTTCCCGACAGCGATCTCATCGCACCGGACCGGCGCGGTCTCTTCGCCCTCTTCATGGGCGTCGCGCTGTCCATCTCGGCGCTCCCGGTCATCGCCAAGACGCTACTCGACCTCGGACTCTTCAAGACCGATCTCGGCCTCGTCGTGATGTCGGCCGCCATGGTCAACGACCTGGTTGGTTGGCTCGGCTTCTCGGTGCTCGTGGGGCCGATGCGCGGCGGTGCGCTCGACGTTCAACGCCTCTCGATCACCGTCGGACTTACCTTGGCTTTCGGGGGCGCGCTGCTCACCGTGGGCCGTTCCGCCATCGATCGCTTGCTATCTCGCTTCGGTGAGTCGAGCGGCGGCGTCGTGTCGCTGGTCATCGTTCTGGCACTGGTCGGCGCCTCCGTTACGGAAGCGCTCGGCGTGCACGCCGTCCTCGGTAGTTTCATCGTGGGGGTTGCTATTGGCGACAGCCCGTCGCTTCGCGAGCGTACGCGAGCCACGATTCACGATTTTGTGACGAGCGTCTTCGCCCCGGTATTTTTTGCTTCGTTGGGGCTCCGCGTCGACTTCTTTCGAGCCTTCGACCCGCGTCTCTGCATTCTCGTCTTCACCATCGCGAGCGTCACGAAGGTCGTCGGCTGCACGCTCGGCGCCAAGGTGGGCGGCTTCAATTGGCGCGAGGCCGGTGCTGTGGGCTTTGGCCTGAACGCGCGTGGGGCCATGGAAATCATCCTCGCGCTCTTGGCCCTCGAGGCGGGGCTACTGAAAGAGCAAGTGTTCGTCGCCCTCGTGGTCATGGCCATCGGCACTTCGCTCTTGAGCGGCCCCATGATGAAGCGCCTGCTCTACACGAAGGAAGAGGAGCGCGTCGTCACGCTCCTCCGGCGCGGCGCCTTCATACGGCCGTTGAAGAGTCGCAACGCGACCGACGCGATAAGGGAGCTTGCGGCCATGCTCGAACCGAAGCTGGGTCACCTCGCCGAGCAGGCCCGCCTCGCGGTGACCGAGCGCGAACAGGTGGCGCCCACGGGCCTCGGCGATGGCGTGGCGGTTCCGCACGCCCAAATCGACGGACTCACGGAGCCGATCCTGGCCCTCGGCATCGCCCCCGAGGGCATCGACTTCGACGCGCCCGACGGGGAGCCCGCCCGCATCGTGTTCTTGTTGCTCCTCGTGCCCGACCGCTACGAGGACGAAATTCAGATTTTGGCGTCCATTGCCCGCGGCGCCATCGCCGAGGAGGCGAGGAGCGCATTGCTCATGGCCGGCGACATTGACACGGCGGCGAGCGTCCTCAGCGAGGCGGCCAAGCGCACCGCCGCGCGGAAGACGCGCGCCCCAACGTTGGCCGACATTTAG
- the thrS gene encoding threonine--tRNA ligase has protein sequence MKKTPKDLLSAKGQLDKDVVAVKIGSRIVDLFTPVLETETLTPVRRTDAEGLEVIRHSSAHVMADAVQRLFPGTKVTIGPAIEDGFYYDFDKPGGGFTEDDLAKIEEAMAAIVKADSPFRRDIVSRDEALRLFASMNETYKKEIIERIPAGDDISLYRHGKSGEEWVDLCSGPHVPSTGFLAAIKLTSVAGAYWRGDERNPMLQRIYGTAFPSKEALDEHLKRIEDAKARDHRKLGKELDLFLFDGVAPAMPFFLPKGAFVYNRLVDYVRKLYVKYGYEEVITPQAFDPKLFRTSGHLGNYNDNMYRLWTEDLLEEALGTTASGGAGKDAAKTVTAKQFAEHLQEHAYAIKPMNCPSHCVIFGSRLRSYRELPWRVADFGRLHRYERGGVVHGLSRVRSFCQDDAHVFCAPESVPAEMESFIKMLYEAYGAFGFTKVDVKLATRPEKRVGADEYWDLAENALAEGLKRAGLTFEIAEGEGAFYGPKVEFHVQDALKRSWQLGTIQYDPNLPERFDLHFVGEDGKPHRPVMLHRAVLGSLERFFSVYLEHCGGNFPTWLAPTQVAILTVSEKFNGYAERVAGELSDRGLRVTADLGPDKLGAKIRNARLQRLPYLCVVGGKEEEAGTVGVRSRDRGELGPIPLADFAATVVAEAAQTG, from the coding sequence ATGAAGAAGACCCCGAAGGACCTGCTCTCCGCGAAAGGCCAACTCGACAAGGACGTCGTCGCCGTCAAAATCGGCTCGCGCATCGTCGACCTCTTCACGCCTGTCCTGGAGACCGAGACGCTCACGCCCGTTCGGCGCACCGATGCCGAGGGCCTCGAGGTCATCCGCCACTCTTCGGCCCACGTCATGGCCGACGCCGTGCAGCGCCTGTTTCCGGGCACCAAGGTCACCATCGGCCCGGCCATCGAAGACGGCTTTTACTACGACTTCGACAAGCCCGGCGGCGGCTTCACGGAGGACGATCTCGCCAAGATCGAAGAGGCCATGGCCGCCATCGTGAAGGCCGACTCGCCGTTCCGCCGCGACATCGTGAGTCGCGACGAGGCGCTCCGCCTCTTCGCGAGCATGAACGAGACGTACAAGAAGGAGATCATCGAGCGCATCCCTGCCGGCGATGACATCAGCCTCTACCGGCACGGCAAGAGCGGCGAAGAGTGGGTCGACCTCTGCAGCGGCCCACACGTCCCCAGCACGGGCTTCTTGGCCGCGATCAAGCTGACGAGCGTGGCGGGCGCCTATTGGCGTGGCGACGAGCGCAACCCCATGCTCCAGCGCATTTACGGCACAGCGTTTCCTTCGAAGGAGGCGTTGGACGAGCACCTGAAGCGCATCGAGGACGCGAAGGCTCGCGATCACCGCAAGCTCGGCAAAGAGCTCGACCTCTTCCTCTTCGACGGCGTCGCGCCGGCGATGCCGTTTTTTCTGCCGAAGGGCGCGTTCGTCTACAACCGCCTCGTCGACTACGTGCGCAAGCTCTACGTGAAGTACGGCTACGAGGAGGTCATCACCCCGCAAGCGTTTGACCCGAAGCTCTTTCGCACGAGCGGCCACCTCGGCAACTACAACGACAACATGTACCGCCTGTGGACCGAAGACCTCCTCGAAGAGGCCCTCGGCACGACGGCTAGCGGCGGCGCCGGCAAAGACGCCGCGAAGACCGTCACGGCGAAGCAATTTGCCGAGCACCTGCAGGAGCACGCGTACGCCATCAAGCCGATGAACTGCCCGAGCCACTGCGTGATCTTCGGCTCACGACTTCGCTCGTACCGTGAGCTGCCGTGGCGCGTGGCGGACTTCGGCCGCCTGCACCGTTACGAACGTGGCGGCGTCGTCCACGGGCTCTCGCGCGTTCGCTCCTTCTGCCAAGACGACGCCCACGTCTTCTGCGCGCCCGAGAGCGTGCCGGCCGAGATGGAGAGCTTCATCAAGATGCTCTACGAGGCCTACGGCGCCTTCGGGTTCACCAAGGTCGACGTCAAGCTGGCGACGCGTCCCGAGAAGCGGGTCGGCGCCGACGAATATTGGGATCTCGCGGAGAATGCCCTCGCCGAGGGCCTCAAGCGCGCGGGCCTCACCTTCGAGATCGCCGAAGGCGAAGGCGCGTTCTATGGCCCGAAGGTCGAGTTTCATGTGCAAGACGCACTGAAGCGAAGCTGGCAACTCGGGACGATTCAATACGATCCCAACCTGCCGGAGCGCTTCGACCTCCATTTCGTTGGCGAGGACGGCAAGCCACATCGGCCCGTGATGCTCCACCGCGCCGTGCTCGGGTCGCTTGAGCGCTTCTTCAGCGTCTACCTCGAGCACTGCGGCGGGAACTTCCCGACGTGGCTCGCGCCGACGCAGGTCGCGATCCTCACGGTGAGCGAGAAGTTCAACGGCTACGCTGAGCGCGTCGCCGGCGAGCTCTCCGACCGGGGCCTTCGCGTCACCGCGGACCTGGGGCCCGACAAACTCGGCGCGAAGATCCGAAACGCTCGGCTCCAGCGCCTGCCTTACCTCTGCGTCGTTGGCGGCAAGGAAGAAGAGGCGGGCACCGTTGGTGTTCGCTCTCGCGACCGCGGCGAGCTTGGCCCGATCCCGCTCGCCGACTTCGCCGCCACGGTCGTCGCGGAAGCGGCACAGACGGGCTGA
- the gcvP gene encoding aminomethyl-transferring glycine dehydrogenase, with amino-acid sequence MSVSLSHPDRFVRRHIGPSPHDRAKMLATLEVASIDALINETIPASIRTAKPLSVPPALSEWELLAEARRLAELNGRHRSFIGQGYYDTMTPPVILRNIVQNPGWYTQYTPYQAEIAQGRLEALLNFQTMVSDLTGLPVANASLLDEATAAAEAMHLAYEFKGGEKQNAFFVDSGCLASTLDVVRTRAKALGVDVIVGDFRTADLTRLASGVFGALVQYPTADGAIFDYRAFGEKVHAAGGLFVVAADLLALTLLSPPGEFGADVALGSSQRFGVPLGYGGPHAAFFSAREEFVRKLPGRIIGVSADAAGRPAFRMALQTREQHIRREKATSNICTAQALLAIVAGMYAVYHGPEGLKAIAERVHGMTTVLAEGLRARGRNVGDAPFFDTLVMHGAEAEIATCHARANAAHVNLRVIDKTRVGVSLDEATTVADIDTLLAVLGGDKPNAETATSLAARVTAEVPAGLKRSSTYLTHAVFHAHRSETEMLRYMRMLEGRDLSLAHSMIPLGSCTMKLNATAEMIPITEPGWNSVHPYAPREQIRGYEVVFRELEAALADATGFAAVSLQPNAGSQGEYAGLLAIRGYHESRGEGHRKVCLIPQSAHGTNPASAVMAGMQVVVVKTDASGNIDLADLETQATAHAKELAALMVTYPSTHGVFEEGIRRVCEIVHGKGGQVYMDGANMNAMVGLCRPGEIGADVCHINLHKTFCIPHGGGGPGMGPIAVAAHLAKFLPGHSVVPLEGRDVVGAVSQAPWGSASILLISWAYVRMMGAEGLTDATKMAIANANYIAKRLAPHYPIVYVGKEGRVAHECIFDVRGLKKTAGVEVDDIAKRLMDYGFHAPTMSFPIPGTLMVEPTESESLAELDRFCDAMIAIRQEIRHVEEGRWPKDQNPLKNAPHTLSAVTANEWTHPYSREEAAFPSAATRERKFWPHVARINNALGDRHLVCTCPPMEAYAR; translated from the coding sequence ATGTCCGTTTCCCTCTCGCATCCTGACCGTTTCGTCCGTCGCCACATTGGTCCTAGCCCGCACGACCGCGCGAAAATGCTCGCAACCCTGGAGGTCGCCTCCATCGATGCGCTCATCAACGAGACGATCCCGGCGAGCATTCGCACGGCGAAGCCGCTCTCGGTGCCGCCGGCCCTCTCCGAGTGGGAGCTCTTGGCGGAGGCGCGACGGCTGGCCGAGCTGAACGGCCGTCATCGCTCGTTCATCGGGCAGGGTTACTACGACACCATGACGCCGCCGGTGATCTTGCGCAACATCGTGCAGAACCCCGGTTGGTACACGCAATACACGCCGTACCAAGCTGAGATCGCGCAGGGACGACTCGAAGCGCTGCTCAACTTCCAGACGATGGTGTCGGACCTGACGGGGCTGCCGGTCGCCAATGCGTCACTGCTCGACGAGGCCACGGCCGCCGCCGAGGCGATGCACCTGGCCTACGAATTCAAGGGTGGCGAGAAGCAGAACGCCTTCTTCGTCGACTCGGGATGCCTCGCCTCGACGCTCGATGTGGTGAGGACACGCGCCAAGGCGCTCGGTGTCGACGTCATCGTCGGCGACTTCCGCACGGCCGATCTCACGCGCTTGGCGAGCGGTGTCTTCGGCGCGCTGGTTCAGTACCCAACGGCCGATGGCGCGATCTTCGACTACCGCGCCTTTGGCGAGAAGGTTCATGCGGCCGGCGGCCTCTTCGTGGTGGCGGCCGACCTCCTGGCGCTGACGCTCCTTTCGCCGCCCGGCGAGTTTGGCGCTGACGTGGCGCTCGGAAGCTCGCAGCGCTTCGGTGTCCCGCTCGGGTATGGCGGACCGCACGCTGCGTTCTTCTCGGCGCGTGAAGAATTTGTACGAAAGCTCCCGGGCCGGATCATCGGCGTCTCCGCCGACGCCGCCGGGCGCCCCGCGTTTCGCATGGCGCTGCAAACGCGCGAGCAGCACATCCGGCGCGAGAAGGCGACGAGCAACATCTGCACGGCGCAGGCGCTCTTGGCCATCGTGGCCGGCATGTACGCCGTGTACCACGGCCCCGAGGGGCTCAAGGCCATCGCGGAGCGTGTCCACGGCATGACGACGGTCCTCGCGGAAGGACTCCGCGCGAGGGGGCGCAACGTCGGCGACGCGCCGTTCTTCGACACCCTCGTCATGCACGGCGCGGAGGCGGAGATCGCGACATGCCACGCTCGTGCCAACGCGGCGCACGTCAACCTGCGCGTCATCGACAAGACGCGCGTCGGCGTGAGCCTCGACGAGGCCACGACCGTCGCCGACATCGACACGCTTCTTGCGGTCCTCGGCGGCGACAAGCCCAACGCCGAGACCGCTACGTCGCTCGCGGCGCGCGTGACGGCGGAGGTGCCGGCGGGGCTGAAGCGCTCGTCGACCTACCTCACCCACGCGGTCTTCCACGCGCATCGCTCGGAGACGGAGATGCTCCGCTACATGCGGATGCTCGAAGGGCGCGATCTGTCGCTCGCGCATTCGATGATCCCCCTCGGGTCGTGCACCATGAAGCTCAACGCGACAGCGGAGATGATCCCCATCACCGAGCCCGGCTGGAATTCCGTGCACCCCTACGCGCCGCGCGAACAGATTCGGGGCTACGAGGTCGTGTTCCGGGAGCTGGAGGCGGCGCTCGCCGACGCCACGGGCTTTGCGGCGGTTTCGCTCCAGCCCAACGCCGGCTCGCAGGGCGAATACGCCGGCCTCTTGGCCATCCGCGGGTACCACGAGAGCCGGGGCGAGGGGCATCGCAAGGTCTGCCTCATTCCTCAGTCGGCGCACGGGACCAACCCTGCGTCGGCGGTCATGGCGGGCATGCAGGTCGTGGTCGTGAAGACCGACGCGAGCGGCAACATCGATCTCGCCGATCTTGAGACGCAAGCCACAGCGCACGCGAAGGAGCTCGCTGCGCTGATGGTGACCTATCCGTCAACGCACGGCGTCTTCGAAGAGGGCATCCGGCGCGTGTGCGAGATCGTCCACGGCAAGGGCGGCCAGGTTTACATGGACGGCGCCAACATGAACGCCATGGTGGGCCTGTGCCGACCGGGCGAGATCGGCGCGGACGTTTGCCACATCAACCTGCACAAGACGTTCTGCATTCCGCACGGCGGAGGTGGGCCCGGCATGGGCCCCATCGCCGTCGCCGCCCACCTGGCGAAGTTCCTCCCGGGCCATTCTGTTGTGCCGCTGGAGGGCCGCGACGTGGTGGGCGCCGTTTCGCAGGCGCCGTGGGGGAGCGCGAGCATCCTGCTCATCTCTTGGGCCTACGTTCGGATGATGGGCGCCGAAGGCCTCACCGATGCGACGAAGATGGCCATCGCGAACGCCAACTACATCGCCAAGCGCCTCGCGCCGCACTACCCCATCGTCTACGTAGGCAAAGAGGGCCGCGTCGCCCACGAGTGCATCTTCGACGTGCGCGGCCTGAAGAAGACCGCCGGCGTCGAAGTCGACGACATCGCCAAGCGCCTGATGGACTACGGGTTCCACGCGCCGACCATGTCGTTCCCGATCCCGGGGACGCTCATGGTCGAGCCGACGGAGAGCGAATCGTTGGCGGAGCTCGACCGGTTCTGCGACGCGATGATCGCCATCCGCCAAGAGATCCGTCATGTCGAGGAAGGGCGCTGGCCGAAAGACCAGAACCCTCTCAAGAACGCACCGCATACGCTCTCGGCCGTCACGGCCAACGAGTGGACGCACCCCTATTCGCGCGAAGAGGCTGCCTTCCCCAGCGCCGCGACGCGCGAACGGAAGTTCTGGCCGCACGTCGCCCGCATCAACAACGCCCTCGGCGATCGCCACCTCGTCTGCACGTGCCCGCCCATGGAAGCCTACGCGCGCTGA
- a CDS encoding right-handed parallel beta-helix repeat-containing protein, protein MAFARRSRRTGRVVFAFAVATAAACGGASEFTIPDGDEADGAPAADGGSLAESDGQSPGNDGGGGSEGGVDAGSDATVTDDAGADGSVDATVDASGADGAFVDAGNEGGHDGGADAATNEAGGDASWPDAATDGGAFDASADAASDAGAFDAETDGGVVVDGGVDSGADAGLVDAGLCPAPDIFDLDRHVYVDKAALAAGNGSLACPFTTLASAILLGAPAGGAQLTIHVNGSGGTVYNEAALVGPAVTLTSAYPGVGAADPSRVTLKANVDCAGIKCAVNVLGGTVEGFTVQAAAGTNVHGIRGSGSPTLRHVTVDGVTGNGIYLVAGGGTVGPGVYATNNGASGLVVGGAVNKVGAPSLHVVAGGRGNRFNGNALYGIHVADAYANVTIEQADAQSNQHTGVLLVPEATSAHALQKIDASKNAVAGMRVSRGPAKVADGAFDENGIHGLFIGNGTDLNATVVIDTVRSNDNGGDGVRLDTAHTAEISALTARRNGKSPGSLGGGAGLFIGVGTSAKLRGSVFLENSVGVVFNQRRNGNGVVLLLFDVGVSLADLGGNRFVATSTGNNKLGGLCISRSGAAGSQLAVGNAWSACAPTQTAITASGAGCYDAPSYGDVLYVPFSTVVAPVDTGGVSAPACTRGTP, encoded by the coding sequence TTGGCTTTCGCCCGTCGTTCTCGGAGGACAGGTCGCGTCGTCTTCGCGTTCGCGGTCGCCACGGCTGCGGCATGTGGTGGCGCCAGCGAATTTACGATCCCCGATGGCGACGAGGCCGACGGGGCACCGGCGGCCGACGGTGGCTCGTTGGCGGAGAGCGACGGCCAAAGCCCGGGGAACGACGGCGGTGGCGGAAGCGAAGGCGGGGTTGACGCTGGCAGCGATGCGACGGTGACGGACGACGCGGGAGCAGATGGCTCTGTCGATGCCACGGTGGACGCCTCGGGGGCCGATGGTGCCTTCGTCGATGCGGGAAACGAAGGTGGCCACGACGGCGGCGCCGACGCGGCGACGAACGAGGCTGGAGGCGATGCGTCGTGGCCCGACGCGGCGACCGACGGCGGAGCCTTCGACGCGTCGGCGGACGCCGCCTCCGACGCCGGGGCGTTCGACGCTGAGACCGACGGCGGAGTCGTGGTCGACGGGGGCGTCGACAGCGGCGCCGACGCCGGCCTCGTCGACGCGGGGCTATGCCCCGCGCCGGACATCTTCGATCTCGATCGCCACGTTTACGTCGACAAGGCGGCTCTCGCTGCCGGCAACGGCTCGCTTGCGTGTCCCTTCACGACGCTCGCCTCGGCGATCCTGTTGGGCGCGCCGGCCGGCGGCGCCCAACTCACGATCCACGTGAACGGCTCCGGCGGCACCGTCTACAACGAAGCGGCGCTCGTCGGGCCCGCCGTGACGCTCACGTCGGCGTATCCCGGCGTGGGGGCCGCCGATCCGTCGCGCGTGACGCTCAAGGCGAACGTCGATTGCGCCGGCATCAAGTGCGCCGTGAACGTCCTCGGCGGCACCGTCGAAGGCTTCACAGTGCAAGCGGCGGCCGGCACCAACGTCCACGGTATCCGCGGCAGCGGCTCGCCCACGCTCCGCCATGTCACGGTCGACGGAGTCACCGGCAACGGCATCTACCTCGTCGCCGGCGGCGGCACCGTGGGCCCTGGCGTCTACGCGACCAACAACGGGGCCAGCGGGCTCGTCGTCGGCGGCGCCGTCAACAAGGTCGGCGCGCCGTCGCTGCACGTCGTCGCCGGGGGTCGTGGCAATCGGTTCAACGGCAACGCTCTCTACGGCATTCACGTCGCCGACGCCTACGCCAACGTGACGATCGAACAGGCCGACGCCCAGTCGAATCAGCACACGGGCGTCCTTTTGGTGCCCGAGGCGACCTCCGCTCACGCGCTCCAGAAGATCGACGCGAGCAAGAACGCGGTCGCCGGCATGCGCGTGTCGCGCGGCCCGGCCAAGGTCGCTGACGGTGCCTTCGACGAAAACGGCATTCACGGGCTCTTCATTGGCAACGGCACCGACCTCAATGCGACCGTGGTCATCGACACGGTGCGCAGCAACGACAACGGTGGCGACGGAGTCCGCCTCGACACGGCCCACACGGCTGAAATCAGCGCTCTCACGGCGCGCCGCAACGGCAAGAGCCCCGGGTCCCTGGGTGGCGGCGCCGGACTCTTCATCGGTGTGGGCACGAGCGCGAAGCTTCGCGGCTCTGTGTTCCTCGAGAACTCCGTGGGCGTTGTCTTCAACCAGCGACGCAATGGTAATGGCGTCGTGCTCTTGTTGTTCGATGTCGGTGTGTCGCTGGCAGATCTCGGCGGAAACCGCTTTGTGGCGACGTCGACGGGCAACAACAAACTCGGCGGTCTCTGCATCTCCCGCTCCGGAGCCGCGGGCAGTCAACTCGCCGTCGGTAACGCTTGGTCGGCCTGTGCGCCAACCCAGACGGCCATCACGGCAAGCGGCGCCGGCTGCTACGACGCGCCTTCGTACGGTGACGTGCTCTACGTCCCCTTCAGCACGGTCGTCGCGCCGGTCGATACGGGCGGCGTGTCGGCGCCGGCGTGTACGCGCGGGACTCCTTAA